Proteins co-encoded in one Runella slithyformis DSM 19594 genomic window:
- a CDS encoding heavy metal translocating P-type ATPase: MEIITEEKKRQMTVPVIGMTCAACASSVENVLSKQEGVLECAVNFANESAQIAFDPYQTTPENLKKSLQAVGYDLILDTENASIKQAEIKTNHYQSLKKRVFWASVLTLPVVIIGMFFMNMPYVSWLMLLLTTPVLAVFGRGVFVNAWKQARYRKANMDTLVALSTGIAYMFSIFNTLNPDFWHSLGLHAHVYYEAAAVVIVFIMLGKLLEERAKANTSSAIKKLMGLQPRTVWVIENGEEREIPISEVRVGDRIIVKPGDKIAVDGKVLSGVSFVDESTLSGEPIPVEKSKGHKLYAGTVNQQGSFRFLAEKVGSETLLAQIISMVQHAQGSKAPIQKLTDKIAGIFVPVVIGIALITLLVWTILGGDNAATQGLLAAVTVLVIACPCALGLATPTAIMVGVGKGAENGILIKDAESLELAHRINAVILDKTGTITEGKPTVSNSIWTIGSPLLKEIAYSIESQSSHPLAEAVVEHMKLEGVKTVPVQHFESITGKGVKALVEGETYYMGSPVWMNELGILSHDLPIIQWQSEAKTVIVFADKRQILAVFGITDPIKSTSLQAVESLQSAGIEVFMLTGDNVFTAQKVAESVGIQHFKAQVLPSDKAAFVAELQQQGKIVAMVGDGINDSHALAQADVSIAMGKGSDIAMDVAKMTLISSDLRKISQAIRLSKWTVAAIHQNLFWAFIYNLIGIPLAAGVLYPVNGFLLNPMIAGAAMALSSVSVVANSLRLKSKKL; the protein is encoded by the coding sequence ATGGAAATAATAACCGAAGAGAAAAAACGACAAATGACAGTGCCCGTCATAGGAATGACTTGTGCCGCCTGTGCAAGTAGCGTTGAAAATGTGTTGAGTAAACAAGAAGGGGTATTGGAATGTGCAGTAAATTTTGCCAACGAATCAGCCCAAATTGCGTTTGATCCTTATCAAACAACACCTGAGAATCTCAAAAAGTCGCTCCAAGCGGTTGGGTATGATTTGATTTTGGATACCGAAAACGCTTCGATCAAACAAGCTGAAATTAAAACTAATCACTACCAAAGCCTCAAAAAGAGAGTCTTCTGGGCGAGTGTACTCACCTTACCTGTCGTAATCATAGGGATGTTTTTTATGAATATGCCTTATGTCAGTTGGTTAATGCTGCTGCTGACTACACCCGTCTTGGCGGTGTTTGGACGAGGTGTTTTCGTTAATGCTTGGAAACAAGCCCGCTACCGAAAAGCTAACATGGATACCCTTGTGGCATTGAGTACAGGCATCGCTTATATGTTTAGCATTTTCAATACTTTAAATCCCGATTTTTGGCATAGTCTTGGCTTGCATGCTCACGTATATTACGAAGCGGCGGCTGTGGTGATTGTGTTTATCATGCTGGGTAAACTATTGGAAGAACGAGCCAAAGCCAACACCTCCTCTGCCATCAAAAAGCTTATGGGGTTGCAACCCCGCACGGTTTGGGTCATTGAAAACGGCGAAGAGCGAGAAATTCCTATCAGTGAAGTACGGGTGGGCGACCGAATCATAGTGAAGCCAGGCGATAAAATAGCCGTGGACGGAAAAGTGCTTTCGGGAGTTTCCTTTGTGGACGAAAGTACGCTTTCAGGTGAACCGATTCCAGTCGAAAAAAGTAAAGGGCATAAATTGTATGCTGGTACGGTTAATCAGCAAGGTAGTTTTCGATTTCTTGCTGAGAAAGTAGGTAGCGAAACACTGTTAGCCCAGATTATCAGTATGGTGCAACACGCACAAGGAAGCAAAGCTCCTATCCAAAAACTCACAGATAAAATTGCGGGTATTTTTGTGCCAGTGGTGATAGGTATTGCTTTGATTACACTATTGGTTTGGACTATATTGGGTGGAGATAATGCCGCTACTCAGGGACTTTTAGCCGCTGTTACGGTATTGGTCATTGCCTGCCCCTGTGCGTTGGGTTTGGCCACGCCTACGGCCATTATGGTGGGGGTAGGCAAAGGGGCTGAAAACGGAATTTTGATAAAAGATGCTGAAAGCTTAGAATTGGCACACCGCATCAATGCCGTGATCTTAGACAAAACAGGAACAATTACAGAAGGCAAACCAACGGTAAGTAACAGTATTTGGACAATAGGCAGTCCGTTGCTAAAAGAAATTGCCTACTCAATAGAGAGTCAATCCTCTCATCCATTAGCCGAAGCTGTTGTCGAACACATGAAGTTGGAAGGTGTAAAAACTGTCCCTGTACAACACTTTGAGAGCATAACTGGTAAAGGTGTAAAAGCACTTGTAGAGGGTGAAACATACTACATGGGTAGCCCTGTTTGGATGAATGAACTCGGTATTCTTTCGCATGATTTACCTATTATTCAGTGGCAATCGGAGGCCAAAACGGTAATTGTTTTTGCCGACAAGCGGCAAATTTTGGCGGTATTTGGCATTACTGACCCCATAAAATCTACCTCATTGCAAGCCGTTGAGTCACTTCAATCAGCAGGAATAGAGGTGTTTATGCTCACGGGGGACAACGTTTTTACGGCTCAGAAAGTAGCTGAATCAGTAGGTATTCAGCATTTCAAAGCACAAGTATTACCCTCCGATAAAGCAGCTTTTGTAGCAGAATTACAACAACAAGGCAAGATAGTAGCCATGGTTGGCGATGGTATCAACGACTCTCATGCCCTTGCCCAAGCAGATGTGAGTATCGCCATGGGAAAAGGCTCTGACATTGCTATGGACGTGGCCAAAATGACGCTAATTTCGAGCGATTTGCGGAAAATTTCCCAAGCCATTCGACTTTCTAAATGGACCGTAGCGGCCATTCATCAAAACCTCTTTTGGGCGTTCATTTACAACCTCATCGGCATACCACTGGCAGCAGGGGTGTTGTATCCCGTCAATGGCTTTCTGCTCAATCCAATGATTGCAGGTGCAGCCATGGCGTTGAGTTCGGTATCGGTTGTAGCGAACAGCCTGCGCCTAAAAAGTAAAAAACTGTAA
- a CDS encoding heavy-metal-associated domain-containing protein, with protein sequence METLHFKTNINCGGCVAKVTPFLNQLEEIENWKVDTINPDKILTVSGEELSCELIQQKVVQAGFMIEQV encoded by the coding sequence ATGGAAACCTTGCATTTCAAAACCAATATCAACTGTGGCGGTTGTGTAGCCAAAGTAACGCCATTTCTGAACCAATTGGAAGAAATAGAAAACTGGAAAGTAGATACCATCAATCCAGACAAAATCTTGACCGTCTCGGGCGAAGAACTTAGCTGTGAACTTATTCAACAGAAGGTGGTGCAGGCTGGATTTATGATTGAACAGGTTTAA
- a CDS encoding M48 family metallopeptidase, translated as MQVEYEIKYSNRKTLNITVERDRKVVVRAPSHLSVEKIDALVQSKREWLQEKLNHAQKYPLVAETKEFVSGETLMYLGKNYQLWVVEDAIEGIEFEQRFRISRHNQAQANVLFKAWYLTQALQIIEPLAKQYANSLGVAYNECKTSEMKYRWGSCTPNNNIIFNWRIIKAPLYVVHYLVAHELAHLLENNHTARFWNILSIQVPHYQKAKDWLKRHGQVLEVDF; from the coding sequence ATGCAGGTAGAATACGAAATCAAATACAGCAATCGCAAAACCCTCAACATTACCGTAGAGCGGGACCGTAAGGTGGTGGTGCGAGCCCCTTCACATTTGTCGGTCGAGAAAATAGACGCTTTGGTACAATCGAAGCGGGAGTGGCTTCAAGAGAAACTCAACCATGCCCAAAAATATCCTTTGGTTGCCGAAACGAAAGAGTTTGTCTCGGGCGAGACACTCATGTATTTGGGCAAGAACTACCAGCTTTGGGTGGTAGAGGATGCCATTGAAGGAATTGAATTTGAGCAACGGTTCAGGATTTCGAGGCATAACCAAGCCCAAGCTAATGTACTTTTCAAAGCGTGGTATTTGACGCAAGCCTTACAAATCATTGAGCCATTGGCCAAGCAATACGCCAATAGTTTGGGCGTAGCATACAACGAGTGTAAGACCTCAGAAATGAAGTACCGTTGGGGTTCTTGTACACCCAATAACAATATTATTTTCAATTGGCGTATTATCAAAGCTCCTCTCTACGTAGTTCATTATTTGGTAGCGCACGAATTGGCACACCTACTCGAAAACAACCACACGGCTCGCTTTTGGAATATCCTTTCGATTCAAGTCCCTCACTACCAAAAAGCCAAAGACTGGCTCAAAAGGCACGGGCAAGTGTTGGAAGTGGACTTTTGA
- a CDS encoding type I restriction endonuclease subunit R encodes MILSNDNQYRGSLGQSLKLDERSHVEQPLMEQLRGLGWQGGTNEVIELPMQQQPEQSYRRSFAEVILLPKLQQALRQINPFLTDGQIEELTRRISTFDRNSLLENNQQVLHYLLENTTVSHNEQTGERSPTVRYIDFDHLQNNIFTAISQFKVSIPGTDHHIIPDIVLFVNGLPWVIIEAKSSKAKEPLPEAIDQLMRYSEQRGYTGEGNAALFHYNQFVIATCRTEAKFGTITTHIEKHFYRWTDPYPLSLNDLTHGQSSPNDQQRLVAGMLSPRNLLDIVRAFTVFATDDKGRKIKVVGRYQQFRAVKLATKRLLDGKNPIERGGIIWHTQGSGKSLTMMFMVREMKLRPELMPWKIVFITDRSQLEEQLGETGQSIGFELKTAHFINPKATPNGKSLKELLRTDNSDLVMAMIHKFQENGELEGLELFPELNRSTQILVMTDEAHRSQYSLLAANLDRALPNATTIGFTGTPTAKTEKKYKDYIDKYTMRQAIDDGVTLEIVYEGFTHNAEVEDKQGMDGKFADVFSDYNLTERLQILGFGSRDAYLENVNTIREKAKKMVEHYSTQVFPNGFKAQVVANSREAAVRYKAALEEALKAQVTALKAHNPTHINTHQLAQVECAVVISSGHNDPPHLKAFANADYHKRSIKRFKLPFDKTDDDDQTLNGNVGLVVVNNMLLTGFDAPIEQVLYLDRVIIAHNLLQTIARVNRVGPAGKDKGFVVDFVGVGHHLKRALDDYTDKEQHEILGCLSNDAAELAALIQAHADIWSFLKQYGLEDLTDSDAFFDLFYDEDIRFEYIKRYNQLTTCFNNVLPRKEALDFFKDWQSFTEINVLANKHFRDQRFSMKGIPNKLRTIADEYLVSKGIDQSVAPISIMADDFQQHVQTRKRDKTKAAEVEHAIRHYIDINLDEDPELFASFAQAIEEILKNFRGNWKQIYEELEKLREKIRSREKEATYGLDRKRQMPFFRIFKAELFDNRDLTEDEIAQNVNLTQHVFQLVVNEIKLTGFWDSVPAQNKLKAELQKLLLSPEFVHLPQIVTKRMALISRIMELAKTEHFKIVRD; translated from the coding sequence ATGATACTCAGCAACGACAACCAATACCGAGGCAGTTTGGGGCAGAGCCTCAAACTCGACGAGCGCAGCCACGTAGAGCAGCCCCTTATGGAGCAGCTACGGGGCTTAGGCTGGCAGGGCGGCACCAACGAGGTCATTGAGCTACCCATGCAACAGCAGCCCGAACAGAGCTATCGGCGGTCGTTTGCCGAGGTCATTTTGCTCCCCAAGTTACAGCAAGCCTTGCGGCAAATCAACCCCTTTCTCACCGATGGGCAGATAGAAGAACTGACCCGCCGAATCAGCACATTTGACCGCAATAGCCTCCTCGAAAATAACCAACAGGTTCTGCATTATCTCCTCGAAAACACCACCGTTAGCCACAACGAGCAAACGGGCGAGCGCAGCCCCACGGTGCGCTACATAGATTTCGACCACCTGCAAAACAACATTTTTACGGCTATTTCGCAGTTTAAGGTGAGCATCCCAGGCACCGACCATCACATCATCCCTGATATTGTGCTGTTTGTGAATGGCCTGCCGTGGGTGATAATAGAGGCCAAATCGAGCAAAGCCAAAGAACCTCTCCCCGAAGCCATAGACCAGCTCATGCGCTACTCTGAGCAGCGAGGCTACACAGGAGAGGGCAACGCTGCGTTATTTCACTACAATCAGTTTGTGATAGCCACCTGTCGCACTGAGGCCAAGTTTGGCACCATCACTACCCACATCGAAAAGCATTTTTACCGCTGGACCGACCCCTATCCCCTCAGTCTCAACGACCTCACACACGGGCAGTCGTCGCCCAACGACCAACAGCGACTCGTAGCGGGGATGCTCTCCCCCCGCAACCTCTTAGATATTGTGCGGGCATTCACAGTTTTTGCCACCGACGATAAAGGCCGCAAAATCAAGGTCGTTGGGCGGTATCAGCAGTTTAGAGCCGTCAAACTGGCCACCAAGCGGTTGTTGGATGGCAAAAATCCCATAGAGCGGGGTGGCATCATCTGGCACACGCAAGGGTCAGGCAAGTCGCTCACGATGATGTTTATGGTACGAGAAATGAAACTCCGCCCCGAACTAATGCCCTGGAAGATTGTGTTCATAACCGACCGTAGCCAGTTAGAAGAGCAACTCGGTGAAACAGGCCAAAGCATTGGGTTTGAACTAAAAACGGCGCACTTTATCAATCCCAAAGCCACACCCAACGGCAAGAGTCTGAAAGAATTACTCCGCACCGACAACTCCGATTTGGTAATGGCCATGATTCATAAGTTTCAGGAAAACGGAGAACTGGAAGGTTTGGAGCTTTTTCCCGAACTCAACCGCAGCACCCAAATTTTGGTAATGACCGACGAAGCCCACCGCTCGCAATACTCCCTGCTGGCAGCCAACCTCGACCGAGCATTACCCAACGCCACCACCATCGGTTTTACGGGAACACCCACTGCCAAAACCGAAAAGAAATACAAAGACTACATAGACAAATACACCATGCGCCAAGCCATAGACGACGGCGTAACGCTCGAAATTGTCTATGAGGGTTTTACCCACAACGCCGAAGTAGAAGACAAGCAAGGCATGGACGGCAAGTTTGCCGATGTATTCAGCGACTACAACCTTACCGAACGGTTGCAGATTTTGGGCTTTGGCTCCCGTGATGCCTATTTAGAGAATGTCAATACCATTCGGGAAAAAGCAAAAAAAATGGTGGAGCATTACAGCACGCAGGTGTTTCCCAATGGGTTCAAAGCGCAAGTCGTGGCCAACTCACGAGAGGCCGCCGTGCGCTACAAAGCCGCCTTGGAAGAGGCACTAAAAGCCCAAGTGACAGCCTTGAAAGCACATAACCCCACCCACATCAACACCCATCAATTGGCTCAGGTGGAGTGCGCCGTAGTGATTTCGAGCGGACACAATGACCCGCCCCACCTCAAAGCCTTCGCCAACGCCGACTACCACAAAAGAAGCATCAAGCGGTTTAAACTACCTTTTGATAAAACTGACGACGACGACCAAACCCTCAATGGCAACGTAGGTCTTGTTGTAGTGAACAATATGCTTCTGACGGGCTTTGATGCGCCTATTGAGCAGGTGTTGTACTTGGACCGAGTCATCATTGCCCACAACCTGCTCCAAACCATCGCAAGGGTCAATCGGGTAGGGCCAGCAGGCAAAGACAAAGGTTTTGTGGTGGATTTTGTGGGTGTAGGGCATCATCTCAAACGAGCACTGGATGATTATACTGATAAAGAACAGCATGAAATTTTGGGTTGTCTTTCGAACGATGCCGCCGAACTTGCCGCTTTGATACAAGCACACGCTGATATATGGTCGTTTTTGAAGCAGTACGGGCTGGAAGACCTGACTGATTCGGATGCGTTTTTTGATTTGTTTTACGACGAAGACATTCGTTTTGAGTACATCAAACGCTACAACCAACTCACTACCTGTTTCAACAATGTACTTCCCCGCAAAGAAGCCTTAGACTTTTTCAAAGACTGGCAATCGTTTACCGAAATCAATGTCTTGGCTAACAAGCACTTTCGAGACCAACGGTTTAGCATGAAGGGCATTCCGAACAAACTGCGGACTATTGCCGACGAGTATTTGGTGTCCAAAGGTATAGACCAGTCGGTCGCTCCCATTTCCATTATGGCCGACGACTTCCAGCAGCACGTACAGACTCGCAAAAGGGACAAGACCAAAGCTGCCGAAGTAGAACACGCTATTCGCCATTACATTGACATCAACCTCGACGAAGACCCTGAGCTATTTGCGTCGTTTGCACAGGCCATAGAGGAGATTTTGAAGAATTTCAGAGGCAACTGGAAGCAGATTTATGAAGAATTGGAAAAACTGCGGGAGAAAATCAGGAGCCGAGAAAAAGAAGCCACCTACGGCTTAGACCGCAAGCGGCAGATGCCTTTTTTTCGTATCTTTAAAGCAGAATTGTTTGATAACCGAGACCTAACCGAAGACGAAATAGCTCAAAACGTAAACCTCACCCAGCACGTATTTCAGTTGGTAGTTAATGAAATCAAGCTAACAGGTTTTTGGGACAGCGTACCTGCCCAAAATAAACTAAAAGCCGAACTGCAAAAGTTATTGCTATCGCCAGAGTTTGTGCATCTGCCCCAGATTGTAACGAAACGCATGGCATTGATTTCAAGAATCATGGAGTTGGCCAAGACCGAACATTTCAAAATTGTACGTGACTAA
- a CDS encoding replication initiation protein, whose amino-acid sequence MAKKTNSEYIEDLQNNSDVVILNNPIATPTFIRQLSKSKKAEINEVYTPKLFYEIASRLKPSDLENLSRNTNIVLTLEIKDFLKSIQTTNTSGYSYLIDSIKMLQTTLVEWIEGRETIIVPIISQSVHKHDSGKIDLYISHDLAKQILQVKETENFSFFKKNVFALQTTRSIKLFPFFSSWKNYGRPIDVDLKSFKEKLGFNKAVYSRFSSLKKHVIDPAIHEINEKTDLFVKYELLGNNLESKKPRVTGIRFWVWEKKNVKALEEKKAKQGRGEAILDVDKYIEQVTADYKTRLRKHADEFYDRLLGNTANKTHYGELVAKFQGTALVNQFNMITDVEWMMKEFFRMFPYHAESLRSLSAIRSHIEVTEQESKQRGFLLYFELDEGFGLKVTKAV is encoded by the coding sequence ATGGCAAAGAAGACAAATTCAGAATACATTGAAGACTTACAGAATAATTCCGATGTGGTCATTCTGAACAATCCCATTGCAACGCCCACCTTTATACGTCAGTTGTCAAAAAGTAAAAAAGCTGAAATCAACGAAGTATATACCCCCAAGTTATTCTACGAAATAGCTTCACGCCTAAAACCCTCCGACTTAGAAAATCTAAGCCGCAATACAAACATTGTATTAACACTCGAAATTAAAGACTTTTTAAAGAGCATTCAAACCACCAATACATCGGGCTATTCATACTTGATTGATTCCATCAAGATGTTACAGACTACGCTTGTGGAATGGATAGAAGGTAGGGAAACCATCATCGTACCAATTATTTCACAGAGTGTACATAAGCACGACTCAGGGAAAATAGACCTCTACATTTCGCATGATTTGGCAAAGCAAATTTTGCAGGTGAAGGAAACCGAGAATTTTAGCTTTTTCAAGAAAAACGTATTTGCACTACAAACTACTCGCTCTATCAAGTTATTCCCTTTTTTTAGTAGTTGGAAGAATTATGGTCGTCCCATTGACGTAGATTTGAAATCATTCAAGGAAAAATTGGGCTTCAATAAAGCTGTTTATTCTCGTTTTTCGTCTTTAAAGAAGCACGTTATTGACCCAGCGATTCACGAGATAAATGAGAAAACCGACTTATTTGTAAAATATGAATTGTTGGGTAACAACTTGGAATCTAAAAAACCACGGGTAACAGGCATACGGTTTTGGGTGTGGGAAAAGAAGAACGTAAAGGCTCTGGAAGAAAAGAAAGCCAAGCAGGGTAGGGGAGAAGCTATCTTAGATGTGGACAAATACATTGAGCAAGTGACTGCCGACTATAAAACTCGATTACGCAAACACGCTGATGAGTTTTATGACCGCCTCTTGGGTAATACAGCTAATAAGACTCATTATGGAGAATTAGTTGCCAAATTTCAAGGCACAGCCTTAGTTAATCAATTCAACATGATAACTGATGTGGAATGGATGATGAAAGAATTCTTTCGTATGTTTCCTTACCATGCTGAGTCGTTACGTTCGCTCTCTGCTATTCGCTCGCACATTGAAGTAACGGAACAAGAATCTAAACAACGAGGATTTTTGCTCTATTTTGAATTGGATGAAGGGTTTGGATTGAAGGTTACAAAGGCCGTTTAG